A region from the Brachyspira pilosicoli genome encodes:
- a CDS encoding heparinase II/III domain-containing protein has translation MFKYLFFIFSIIINIISCSSKNVTVGEINAVYNKKEDSYTISFPEYNKIYPKYIELEMNKKIKNGIMLSYNIETDNIPTLLDICVEEDNIKKSYSIVNPIVNQTINIELYATNFSPHLSNEKIKNIEISLESVGNYDTKEKVTISLNEKINEYNNTIALVLPESGHIAKSNPPFFMINKKLNLLKVYLSQDLSFNNTYEYTIRNNNFFDITNKLNNGKWYIALDENGDTNLRKIYHFFITDKTKDINTITNTKANTQRPFIFTDAATLNLLNNIYNSKRIPQSAFLRNFNYFKLYTSNNVGKWYLDNISYTNENNKIYFANLPSHIMLMSLRAYLEKENTAFQYDIKQIIKDIALLNENNIENFNNIEASYILANSLLMPFDILNNELSSEEIVLIKQKFVDYGNILYKYIINNPSLYRDANNIKYITTLGLISLNMLNENLYQEEVKNWYLFSLKYINSIIFSMFEDDGSLKASLDNSFEIILNILIYANALKNAGVVNVFEYESFRNIGKYLSIIGYPSGYTFPIGYTLIDNRSKMRFDNGARSAIMELLSKTYNSALYKNYSVFGQSEAIDIKYLPYMLLWNNHSIKDDAVSVLNNEYQSSYFKNIETAIYNKDIKSLNSQYLGVYAKGYNAYKSYGLNHNDRMSFVYYNYGDSIIDELGYFYNNDNKEIFKYADFHNTITISDTTNEYRIEEKPSSFSKIISITNNNKLFFTKAKANNVYTYKTTLRNFERTFYYLKPNILIIKEDIEALPNINNENYINGYKYKWNINSKLPISNNNDGFIIEGKYSTSYIKLLSEDKLNYEVLETNIGNQKLYTAKASTINNTKRFSPWIMVITMPKNNVDIKERRNIINTNIIINNFSYTNLSFKAGNKDYNIIYKYLSTNNNEKIVYTENRENVIISSY, from the coding sequence ATGTTTAAATATTTATTTTTTATTTTTTCTATTATTATAAACATAATCTCTTGTTCATCAAAGAATGTTACAGTTGGCGAGATAAATGCAGTTTATAATAAAAAAGAAGATTCATATACTATATCTTTTCCTGAATATAATAAAATATATCCTAAATACATAGAATTAGAAATGAACAAAAAAATAAAAAATGGGATTATGTTAAGTTATAATATAGAAACTGATAATATACCCACCCTATTAGATATATGTGTAGAAGAAGATAATATAAAAAAAAGTTATTCCATTGTAAACCCTATTGTTAATCAAACTATTAACATAGAATTATATGCCACCAATTTTTCTCCGCATTTATCTAACGAAAAAATAAAAAATATAGAAATAAGCTTAGAGAGTGTCGGCAACTATGATACAAAAGAAAAAGTTACAATTTCTTTAAATGAAAAAATAAATGAATATAATAATACAATAGCATTAGTTTTACCTGAAAGCGGTCATATAGCAAAAAGCAACCCGCCATTTTTTATGATTAACAAAAAGTTAAATTTACTTAAAGTGTATTTATCACAAGACTTGTCTTTTAATAATACATACGAATATACAATTAGAAATAATAATTTTTTTGATATTACAAATAAATTAAACAATGGAAAATGGTACATTGCTTTAGATGAAAATGGAGATACTAATTTAAGAAAAATATATCACTTCTTTATAACAGATAAAACTAAAGATATTAATACTATAACAAATACAAAAGCAAATACTCAAAGACCTTTTATTTTTACAGACGCTGCAACTCTTAATTTATTAAATAATATATATAATTCTAAGAGAATTCCTCAATCAGCATTTTTAAGAAATTTTAATTATTTTAAGCTATATACTTCAAATAATGTAGGTAAATGGTATTTAGATAATATATCATACACCAATGAAAATAATAAAATATATTTTGCAAATCTCCCCTCACATATAATGCTTATGAGTTTAAGAGCCTATTTAGAAAAAGAGAATACCGCATTTCAATATGATATAAAGCAAATAATAAAAGATATTGCACTTTTAAATGAAAACAATATAGAAAACTTTAATAATATAGAAGCATCATATATATTAGCCAATTCATTATTAATGCCTTTTGATATATTAAATAATGAATTATCATCTGAAGAAATAGTATTAATAAAACAAAAATTTGTAGATTATGGAAACATATTATATAAATACATAATTAATAATCCTTCATTATATAGAGATGCCAATAACATAAAATATATAACAACCTTAGGTTTAATATCATTAAACATGCTAAATGAAAACTTATATCAAGAAGAAGTAAAAAATTGGTATTTATTTTCTCTTAAATATATAAACTCTATAATATTTAGTATGTTTGAAGATGACGGCAGTTTAAAAGCTTCTTTGGATAACTCATTTGAAATTATTTTAAATATTTTAATATATGCTAATGCTTTAAAAAATGCTGGAGTTGTTAATGTATTTGAATATGAATCATTTAGAAATATAGGTAAATATTTATCTATTATAGGCTACCCATCAGGATATACCTTCCCTATTGGATATACATTAATAGATAATAGAAGTAAAATGCGTTTTGATAATGGTGCAAGAAGTGCAATTATGGAGCTTTTAAGTAAAACTTATAATAGTGCTCTTTACAAAAACTATTCTGTGTTTGGACAAAGTGAAGCTATTGATATAAAGTATTTACCCTATATGCTTTTATGGAATAATCATTCTATAAAAGATGATGCTGTTAGTGTTTTAAATAATGAATATCAAAGTAGCTATTTTAAAAATATAGAAACTGCAATATACAATAAAGATATAAAATCATTGAACAGTCAATATTTAGGAGTATATGCTAAAGGGTATAATGCATATAAATCCTACGGGCTTAATCATAATGACAGAATGAGCTTTGTTTATTATAATTATGGAGACAGTATTATAGATGAGCTTGGGTATTTTTATAATAATGATAATAAAGAAATATTTAAATATGCGGACTTTCATAATACAATAACAATATCTGATACCACCAATGAATATAGAATAGAAGAAAAACCATCAAGTTTTTCAAAAATAATAAGCATCACTAATAATAACAAACTTTTCTTTACTAAAGCTAAAGCAAATAATGTCTATACTTATAAAACAACACTCAGAAATTTTGAAAGAACATTTTATTATTTAAAACCAAATATATTGATAATAAAAGAAGATATAGAAGCTTTACCCAATATAAATAATGAAAATTATATTAATGGATACAAATATAAATGGAATATAAACAGCAAACTTCCTATTAGTAATAATAATGATGGCTTTATCATTGAAGGTAAATATTCTACAAGCTATATAAAATTATTATCAGAAGATAAATTAAATTATGAAGTATTAGAAACTAATATAGGAAATCAAAAATTATATACAGCCAAAGCTTCAACTATAAATAATACAAAAAGATTTAGCCCTTGGATAATGGTTATAACAATGCCAAAAAATAATGTTGATATAAAAGAACGCAGAAATATTATTAATACAAATATTATAATAAATAATTTTAGCTACACAAATTTATCATTTAAAGCAGGAAATAAAGATTATAATATAATTTATAAATATTTATCTACAAATAATAATGAAAAAATAGTATATACAGAAAATAGAGAAAATGTTATAATAAGTTCGTATTGA
- a CDS encoding DUF4931 domain-containing protein yields MPHIRKDPITKQSVIIASERMGRPSDYINIEENYNVVTSEATCPFCKGNEDKTPEHSTIIFNDKKEWMVRIVPNKYPIIAQSNPNELPNKNDLFEADICKGFHDVIIENPNHNFNYYNATEKDLLFIFEAIIMRLQELSKEKDMLYSLLFKNFGREAGASLIHSHAQMMTTPFIPIQIMEEIYGSLEYYNENNKCVYCSMIEEEKKINERVICENDEFIAISPFASKSPYQIYILPKKHSDSIVYSEDCISQFASIVKDVFNRINKVLGEISFNYVLHTLTPALEKKYSHSSHWFLDIMPKMSKLAGYELGSGVFINSITPEDATKDLKNAL; encoded by the coding sequence ATGCCTCATATAAGAAAAGACCCTATCACTAAACAATCTGTTATTATAGCTTCTGAAAGAATGGGCAGACCAAGTGATTATATTAATATTGAAGAAAATTATAATGTAGTAACTTCTGAAGCTACTTGTCCGTTTTGTAAAGGGAATGAAGATAAAACACCGGAACATTCTACCATTATTTTTAATGATAAAAAAGAATGGATGGTAAGAATAGTACCAAATAAATACCCTATAATTGCACAAAGTAATCCTAATGAGCTGCCTAATAAAAATGATTTATTTGAAGCTGATATTTGTAAAGGATTTCATGATGTTATTATAGAAAACCCTAATCATAATTTTAATTATTATAATGCTACTGAAAAAGATTTACTCTTTATATTTGAAGCTATAATAATGAGATTACAAGAGCTATCTAAAGAAAAAGACATGCTATATAGTTTGCTTTTTAAAAACTTTGGAAGAGAGGCAGGAGCTAGTTTAATACACTCACATGCTCAGATGATGACTACTCCTTTTATACCTATTCAAATAATGGAAGAAATATATGGTTCTTTAGAATATTATAATGAAAATAATAAATGTGTTTATTGCAGTATGATAGAAGAAGAAAAAAAAATTAATGAAAGAGTGATATGCGAAAATGATGAGTTTATAGCTATATCCCCTTTCGCTTCAAAATCTCCATATCAAATTTATATATTGCCAAAAAAACATTCAGACAGTATAGTATATTCTGAAGACTGCATATCACAATTTGCAAGTATTGTTAAAGATGTATTTAACAGAATTAATAAAGTGCTTGGAGAAATTAGTTTTAATTATGTGCTTCATACACTTACGCCTGCATTAGAAAAAAAATACTCTCATTCAAGTCATTGGTTTTTGGACATAATGCCTAAAATGAGCAAGCTTGCAGGATATGAGCTTGGAAGCGGTGTTTTTATAAACTCAATTACACCAGAAGATGCTACAAAAGATTTAAAAAATGCTCTATAA
- a CDS encoding PaaI family thioesterase: protein MQEYIYKRLSDIFYKQDFLNFIDCKLEEANVGRVVISLENKKEFSQALGFMHGGMVASMLDTASGFAALSVLEDGKHVVTSDLKINYLRPVICKKVKCIGEVLKAGKTLIVVEASVLDDENKILAKMLGTMVVVPNSYNNKGDIK from the coding sequence ATGCAAGAGTATATATATAAAAGGCTCTCTGATATATTTTATAAACAGGATTTTTTAAATTTCATAGATTGCAAATTAGAAGAGGCAAATGTTGGAAGAGTTGTAATATCTTTAGAAAACAAAAAAGAGTTCTCTCAGGCTTTAGGATTTATGCATGGGGGTATGGTTGCTTCAATGCTTGACACTGCTTCTGGATTTGCTGCTTTAAGTGTTCTTGAAGATGGTAAGCATGTTGTAACATCTGATTTAAAAATTAATTATCTTCGCCCTGTTATATGTAAAAAAGTAAAATGTATTGGTGAAGTTTTGAAGGCAGGAAAAACTTTAATAGTTGTTGAGGCTAGTGTTTTAGATGATGAAAATAAAATATTAGCTAAAATGCTTGGCACTATGGTAGTAGTTCCAAATAGTTATAATAATAAAGGAGATATAAAATGA
- the proC gene encoding pyrroline-5-carboxylate reductase gives MIGFIGAGAMGLALIEGFIKAGINKNNIIASVKTKEKKEQIEKNIEIKTFNNNKKIAEEADILFIAVKPYMVKDIAKEIENNIKKDTTIVSVAASVSVSELKQLFNTENIIRIMPNTPVKTCNGFISIVESQNKILEAAIVELLSKVSMVKIIAEDKIHAYNAMAGCSPAFMYILIEAMSDAGVLMGIDRKSAIEIASQVFKGAGSMVLESKKHPAELKDNVCTPAGITIKGVELLEQKSVRSGMIEALIATYQKSIDSEKK, from the coding sequence ATGATAGGCTTTATTGGTGCGGGTGCTATGGGATTAGCTCTAATAGAAGGTTTTATTAAAGCTGGTATTAATAAAAATAATATAATAGCAAGCGTAAAGACAAAAGAAAAAAAAGAACAAATAGAAAAAAATATTGAAATAAAAACATTCAATAATAATAAAAAAATAGCAGAAGAAGCAGATATTTTATTTATAGCTGTTAAGCCTTATATGGTTAAGGATATTGCTAAAGAGATAGAAAATAATATAAAAAAAGATACTACAATAGTAAGTGTTGCAGCTTCAGTATCTGTTTCTGAATTAAAACAATTATTTAATACAGAAAACATTATTAGAATAATGCCGAATACTCCTGTAAAAACTTGTAATGGTTTTATATCTATTGTGGAGTCTCAGAATAAAATACTTGAAGCGGCTATAGTTGAACTTTTAAGCAAAGTTTCGATGGTAAAAATAATAGCAGAAGATAAAATACATGCTTATAATGCCATGGCAGGATGCTCACCTGCTTTTATGTATATATTAATAGAGGCTATGAGCGATGCTGGAGTGTTAATGGGAATAGACAGAAAAAGTGCTATAGAGATTGCAAGTCAGGTATTTAAAGGTGCTGGTTCTATGGTTTTAGAATCTAAGAAACATCCTGCAGAATTAAAAGATAATGTTTGTACTCCTGCTGGTATCACTATAAAAGGAGTTGAGCTATTAGAACAAAAATCTGTAAGGAGTGGTATGATAGAAGCTTTAATAGCAACTTATCAGAAATCGATAGACAGTGAGAAGAAATAA
- a CDS encoding glucosamine-6-phosphate isomerase, whose amino-acid sequence MNIYIADSYKDYTYFTANHILHFLEKKQKTKEKLYISVSSENDTKDIYKAIIENVKNYNINFKNIFIFQQSEYVGLSQDDKNSKAYFLKENLLSKLDIPKKNQFLFDGSKDESQMEKQLKTIEKIGRFDVIWYSLTPDSTSAGNERMSSLSSLFRLKTLSEHSIKAIKNKFEKEVPTMVFSMGMGIIDIVDTILLTSSGIENSCSLRDCLECGISNSSPLSKLQKHGDVTVIADYESSLRLSSQTVSMRIKQN is encoded by the coding sequence ATGAATATATATATAGCAGATTCCTATAAGGATTATACATATTTTACAGCAAATCATATTCTACATTTTTTGGAAAAGAAACAAAAAACAAAAGAAAAACTCTATATTTCTGTTTCAAGCGAAAATGATACTAAAGATATTTATAAAGCAATAATAGAAAACGTAAAAAATTATAATATTAATTTTAAAAATATATTTATATTTCAGCAATCAGAATATGTTGGATTATCACAAGACGATAAAAACAGCAAAGCATATTTTTTAAAAGAAAATTTACTCTCAAAATTAGATATTCCTAAAAAGAATCAATTTCTTTTTGACGGCAGTAAAGATGAAAGTCAAATGGAAAAACAATTAAAAACAATAGAAAAAATAGGAAGATTTGATGTTATATGGTATTCTCTCACTCCAGATTCTACCTCGGCAGGAAATGAGAGAATGTCATCATTATCATCATTATTTAGATTAAAAACATTAAGTGAACATTCCATAAAAGCCATAAAAAATAAATTTGAAAAAGAAGTTCCAACTATGGTATTTAGTATGGGAATGGGTATTATAGATATAGTTGATACTATTTTATTAACATCATCTGGTATAGAAAATTCTTGTTCTCTTAGAGATTGCTTGGAATGCGGTATAAGTAACTCTTCACCTTTAAGCAAATTGCAAAAGCATGGCGATGTTACTGTAATAGCAGACTATGAATCATCTTTGAGATTATCTAGTCAAACCGTATCTATGAGAATAAAACAAAATTAA
- a CDS encoding 50S ribosomal protein L11 methyltransferase, whose product MRMYSLSINITIGFEDIIEATIESGELDILGYNIEFPINNNNIAIVNIYNENQEKLENNLNIIKENIDDIAEYDYEVKELNSDEYLTSYMAFLKPFKVGEITIIPNLKDENNNEDALYIAKQYAFGTGTHETTSLALDMINDYSKNNNISSKTIADIGCGSGILSLFCYKLGAKNITSVDIDNDAVNCTLDNAKYNNIKLNNVFLGSAESLSNFQYDLVIANIETDILIEILPDLKKILKENGHLILSGILAEKESFMNEAIKQNNLNILDRKQKNDWISLLLK is encoded by the coding sequence ATGAGAATGTATTCACTTTCAATAAATATAACTATAGGTTTTGAAGACATAATAGAAGCTACTATAGAAAGCGGCGAACTAGATATATTAGGATACAATATAGAGTTTCCTATAAACAACAATAATATTGCTATAGTTAATATATATAATGAAAACCAAGAAAAGTTAGAAAACAATTTAAATATAATAAAAGAAAATATTGATGATATAGCAGAATATGATTATGAGGTAAAAGAGCTAAACTCAGATGAATATTTAACATCATATATGGCGTTTTTAAAACCTTTTAAAGTTGGGGAAATAACTATAATACCAAATTTAAAAGATGAGAATAATAACGAAGATGCATTATATATAGCTAAGCAATATGCTTTTGGTACAGGCACTCATGAAACAACATCTTTAGCTTTAGATATGATTAATGACTACTCTAAAAATAATAATATTTCTTCTAAAACGATAGCTGATATTGGATGCGGCAGCGGTATACTTTCTTTATTTTGTTATAAATTAGGTGCTAAAAATATTACCTCTGTAGATATAGATAATGATGCTGTTAATTGTACTTTAGATAATGCTAAATATAATAATATAAAATTAAATAATGTATTTTTAGGAAGTGCTGAGAGTTTAAGTAATTTTCAATATGATTTAGTAATAGCAAATATTGAAACAGATATATTGATAGAGATATTGCCTGATTTGAAAAAAATACTAAAAGAGAATGGACATTTAATATTATCTGGAATACTAGCAGAAAAAGAGAGCTTTATGAATGAAGCTATAAAACAAAATAATTTAAATATATTGGATAGAAAGCAGAAGAATGATTGGATATCTTTACTTTTAAAATAA
- a CDS encoding response regulator, which produces MPKKTILVLDDEKSIRTLFEEEFRDEGYNVVSTDSGEEALEMINKDNPHIDLITLDIKMPKMDGLDFLGKVRENHRELPIIICTAYNNYRHEFQVWNADGYILKSGNLTEIKDKIKRLIG; this is translated from the coding sequence ATGCCTAAGAAAACTATATTAGTGCTTGATGATGAAAAAAGCATTAGAACACTTTTCGAAGAAGAGTTTAGAGATGAGGGATATAATGTAGTATCCACAGATAGCGGCGAAGAAGCCTTGGAAATGATTAATAAAGATAATCCACATATAGATTTAATAACATTAGATATAAAAATGCCTAAAATGGACGGATTAGACTTCCTTGGAAAGGTGCGTGAAAATCATAGAGAATTACCTATTATAATATGTACGGCTTATAATAATTATAGACATGAGTTTCAAGTATGGAATGCAGATGGATATATATTAAAATCTGGTAATCTCACAGAAATTAAAGATAAAATAAAAAGGCTAATAGGATAA
- the nagA gene encoding N-acetylglucosamine-6-phosphate deacetylase — MRIIITNESVYEWAAYYTVKCILDYSDRKKPFVLSFPLRYVDKSYYEKLLSFYNDNIVSFKNIHIVSSGEYIDSDISQKYLEENFLKYIDIPKENVHLFNSKVTDRKKEAKRMSNIIKKLGNITLLIDNLAEDGSFLLNTPSSSLEGSVRDKKISEIIRSYEAKKFNMPVEMFPREGFTLGFEEAFNARYILVMANGYDVSDALSHCVEGAISQFYPTSVLQEHKKLIIVADEESSSDLKVKTYKYAKSLESKSLHPKELIKGLYKSYYALTNIRIFDGEKFIDGHCIVIENNIIKSVEKEIDVDAVITRIDLGGKIVAPGYIDLQVNGIGGYDINATPTVETLKNMNEVCQRYGCTSYLPTVITNGDEYMLKIIDLFNRIEDLSVIGVLGIHFEGPYISHEKRGIHNDKFIRETDMNMIKKINASKCVMVTLAPEMVDGKAIEAFAKAGKVVSVGHTNGTYNEIKEKIPYGITFATHLFNAMRPWGSREPGAVGAVLETKDMYAGLICDGVHCDFASVELAYKLKTGHICIVTDAIAPAAAPEIKEYIWAGKKIHRDGNRLIDDNGTLGGASITMSQSVRNVVNQVGATVEEALKMASLYPAKVMGIDDKYGRIKEGYIADLVILDEKLVVKGVVFKGNYKEYHYDYEWESNA, encoded by the coding sequence ATGAGAATAATTATAACTAATGAAAGCGTTTATGAATGGGCAGCATATTATACTGTAAAATGTATATTAGATTATTCTGATAGAAAAAAGCCTTTTGTATTATCTTTTCCATTGAGGTATGTAGATAAATCTTATTATGAAAAATTATTATCTTTTTATAATGATAATATAGTATCGTTTAAAAATATACATATAGTCTCTTCTGGCGAATATATAGATTCTGATATATCTCAAAAATATTTGGAAGAAAATTTTCTTAAATATATAGATATACCTAAGGAAAATGTTCATCTATTTAATAGTAAAGTTACAGATAGAAAAAAAGAAGCTAAGAGAATGTCAAACATAATTAAAAAACTTGGAAATATAACTTTACTTATAGATAATTTAGCAGAAGATGGAAGTTTTTTACTTAACACTCCAAGCTCATCATTAGAAGGAAGTGTGAGAGATAAAAAGATAAGTGAGATAATTAGAAGCTATGAGGCAAAAAAATTCAATATGCCTGTAGAGATGTTTCCAAGGGAAGGATTTACTCTTGGATTTGAAGAGGCTTTTAATGCAAGATATATACTTGTTATGGCTAATGGTTATGATGTATCTGATGCATTGTCTCATTGTGTTGAGGGAGCAATAAGCCAATTCTACCCTACTTCTGTTTTACAAGAACATAAAAAACTTATAATTGTAGCCGATGAAGAATCAAGCAGTGATTTAAAAGTAAAAACTTATAAATATGCTAAGAGTTTAGAGAGTAAAAGTCTTCACCCTAAAGAACTTATTAAAGGACTTTATAAATCTTATTATGCTCTTACAAACATTAGAATATTTGACGGAGAGAAGTTTATAGATGGGCATTGTATAGTAATAGAAAATAATATTATTAAGAGTGTAGAGAAAGAAATAGATGTTGATGCTGTAATTACAAGAATAGATTTAGGAGGAAAAATAGTAGCTCCAGGATATATAGATTTGCAAGTTAATGGCATAGGAGGCTATGATATTAATGCTACTCCAACAGTTGAAACATTAAAAAATATGAATGAAGTTTGCCAAAGATATGGATGTACTTCTTATTTGCCTACAGTAATTACAAACGGCGATGAATATATGTTAAAGATTATAGATTTATTTAATAGAATAGAAGATTTGTCTGTTATAGGTGTACTTGGCATACATTTTGAAGGTCCTTATATATCTCATGAAAAACGAGGTATTCATAATGATAAGTTTATAAGAGAAACAGATATGAACATGATAAAAAAAATTAATGCTTCGAAATGTGTTATGGTAACATTGGCGCCAGAAATGGTAGATGGTAAAGCAATTGAGGCATTTGCTAAGGCTGGTAAAGTAGTATCTGTAGGACATACTAATGGCACTTATAATGAAATAAAAGAAAAAATACCTTATGGAATAACTTTTGCTACGCACTTATTTAATGCTATGCGTCCTTGGGGTTCGAGAGAACCGGGAGCGGTGGGAGCTGTGCTTGAAACTAAGGATATGTATGCTGGTTTAATATGCGATGGGGTGCATTGTGATTTTGCTTCTGTAGAGCTTGCTTACAAATTAAAGACAGGGCATATTTGTATTGTAACTGATGCCATAGCTCCTGCTGCTGCTCCAGAGATAAAAGAATATATTTGGGCTGGTAAAAAGATACATAGAGACGGAAATAGGCTTATAGATGATAATGGTACTTTGGGAGGGGCTTCTATTACTATGAGTCAGTCTGTAAGAAATGTTGTTAATCAGGTGGGTGCTACAGTTGAAGAGGCTTTAAAGATGGCTTCACTTTATCCTGCTAAGGTTATGGGTATAGATGATAAATATGGAAGGATAAAAGAGGGGTATATTGCTGATTTAGTTATATTAGATGAGAAGTTAGTTGTAAAAGGTGTTGTATTTAAGGGTAATTATAAAGAGTATCATTATGACTATGAATGGGAAAGTAATGCATAA